A genomic segment from Chaetodon auriga isolate fChaAug3 unplaced genomic scaffold, fChaAug3.hap1 Scaffold_241, whole genome shotgun sequence encodes:
- the LOC143317753 gene encoding uncharacterized protein LOC143317753, whose amino-acid sequence MLMKSTFYSQRKDVNQGKDMKYLQENWPYWFHEIGMNVHFNELTGVDLKETFLKNVEQKGERLLHFMKTVAVNKSKRFYQAATKLQIMMGEQAVSTQVTEMVLLLLAYFDERDDVMFHYVEDTCLAGEVVMDRVPLTPTIVVCGQSCFSSRRMMLCVDHVIVNENISSFISSLCMMFGSYYCFNIHYPTALASTLEFLQREGDQSGANQCYAIAC is encoded by the exons ATGCTGATGAAGTCCACATTCTACAGCCAGCGAAAAGACGTGAACCAAGGGAAAGACATGAAGTACCTCCAGGAAAACTGGCCATATTGGTTTCATGAAATTGGCATGAATGTTCACTTCAACGAGCTCACTGGAGTTGACCTGAAGGAAACCTTCTTGAAAAATGTGGAACAGAAGGGGGAACGGCTCTTGCACTTCATGAAGACAgttgctgtcaacaaatccaaaagaTTCTACCAAGCTGCAACAAAGCTACAGATTATGATGGGAGAACAGGCAGTCAGCACACAGGTCACAGAGATGGTGCTGCTTCTTCTGGCTTATTTTGACGAgagagatgatgtgatgttcCATTACGTGGAGGACACTTGCCTGGCTGGAGAAGTGGTCATGGACCGAGTTCCCTTGACTCCAACGATTGTTGTATGTG gacaatcctgcttttcttccagaaggatgatgctgtgtgtggatcACGTCATCGTCAACGAGAAcatctcttccttcatctcctccttgtGCATGATGTTTGGCTCGTATTACTGCTTCAACATCCATTACCCAACTGCACTTGCATCAACCCTGGAGTTTCTACAGag AGAGGGGGACCAAAGTGGAGCGAACCAGTGCTACGCGattgcatgttaa